DNA sequence from the Chitinophaga flava genome:
GATTTTTCCCGGACGATAAATACTGCATTGATAACTGAACAACCATTTGTCTCGTACCGATGCAAGAGAATATCTATCTTAGAAGACCTTAATAAATAAGGGGTAGCAAAACTGCATAAGTATTGCCTATATTCTTCCGGAATTGTCACAGAAGGAACAACATGAATACTGGGGGCATTGGCAATAACAAACTCCATCGTATGGCTAAGGGACATCTCAAAAAGCTGTTTTAGTCGATCAACCAAATAAGTCAATCCATACAAATTAAACAATATCACTGCTAATGCTTCACAGAGCGTAAAAAATCATCTACAGACATACATTATAACCAATGTTATTTTTTCTCCACTGCCCCATTACATCAGTTCGGAATCATAACTTCAAAGTTGTTTTATGATAACCATTTATATAGTGTGCTATGATATTAAGTATTGCTGAAACAGAACCAGAAACCTTCACCACATCGAAAGCGGTTCCTTTTTATTACTGCGGTTATATTAAACCTTTTGTAGATCCCTTGTTTTTTCATTTCAAAGATGTAGGCATTCTTTTTCAGGAGAAACAATATGAGGGGTACTGTTTACGTCGGATGGTTTGTTTCACGACAAAAAGGAGAACCCTGTTAATAGCCGAAGGCAAATCCAAACTGGTCATTGAAACTTCTCCTAACAAAACATTATATACTCGCTTTGTTGAACAAGGGAAAGTATTGCTTCAGCCGGATGAATATGGTATTACTCATGGCAGTACAGAATTTTCATCTATCATATTAACTGAAGGCAGACAGGAAGTAATACGTCTGGAATACACTGCAAATGCTTTAATGCAAGAGAAGTTATCTGCGAGTACCCAACACTGGCAAGACAACTTCGACCAGGAGAAATCATGGCTCTATGGCAGCGGTAAAATTTCAAACATATTACAGCAACAACTCAACGACATCATCAATACGCCGGCCAATACGCCGGAAGAAGAAGCGGTTTTCGGCGCCAGGTGTCAGGAGATCCTGCTTCAGGTAGCTGCAGACCAGGCTAAGCAGATAACTGCCTGAAGGATGATGCTGTAATAGGCTGTGGGGAGCTATGCTGCCATACCGGATAAAAAATGAAATCGATATGACCTCGGGCATGCTGCAACAGCAGCAGCACGGGCAAGGTCTGGGAAAAAAGCTGTTGTGCCCCCGTATGGTTAATATACGGACGCATTACCCAGAATGCTGCATTGTATTAATGCAGATCGCTTCTTTGAGCAGTTCGGATTTGTGATTACAAAGGTGACAAAAGTTGGCTATTATGATACGGAACAAAGAAACTAGCCGTTGAACCGTGGATGGTTCAGGCCGTACAACATCACATACACATCATCTCCTTCTGCATTAAATTCATTGAGCAAACCGATGCCGAGGATTTTATGATCGAGGTAGTCGGAAAGGCTGTCTGTTTCGGCATCGAAATTAGGTGTAAAATACAGGCAGATGCCCAGGAAGTTGGGGCTCATCAAGCCTCCGGGGGGAGAATAACAGGTAAAACTGGCGTCCACCTGCAATACTTCACGTACGGTCATACCTACACGAAGCACACCATTAACTGTTCCCTGATAACCGGCTGTAGCGATAATATTGGAGATCCTGCCATCATAAATATCTACTTTCAGGCGCATGATACCGCCCATATACCAGTATTCTATATATCGTAAGGAAGGTGTAGTCACCAGGCTGATCTTCTTGTCACGGGCAAAATACTGGTCAGTACGAAAAATCTTTTCCAGTCCTTTCACCTGCATCCCCTGATTTATACCACCCAGACTCACACCGGGAATAATAGGTGCTTCTATGTCGAAATATTGCTCCTTATCCATTTAATCAATTAGTCAGGCGTCAAAAATACGGGAATTCCTGTACAATGACCATTAGAAAACAATTCTATATGAAAAAAGCCCCGCAGGCACTAGGCCCGCAAGGCTGTTTCACTCCTCTAAATAAATATATAACAAATTGATTTACAAATCAATACAACACCTTCAACTCAGAACGCCTGTTCTCCTGATGTTGCTTTTCATCACAAGGCACACCACCCAGACAACCATTCACAATCGCCTCCTTGGCCATATTGCGGTAATAAACCCTGGTAGGTGAAATACCTTTATCATCCAGATAATTGATCACCGAATAACAACGCATAGTAGACAGGTCTTTGTTATAGTTATCAGAACCACGGCTATCTGTATACGAAACCACCAGCAGCTTCCAGTCCGGATGACGCTGCATCACAGCCGCTACGTAATCCAGGATACGCCTGGACTCTGTCAGCAGTTCGGTACTGTTGAACTTATAGTAGAACTGCAGCTTCTCCAGTTCAGCCTTGTCTTTTTCTTCTTCAGGTGTGAGTTTGCGTTTGGCAGTGGTTTTATCTGTGCCATTACCCGTACGGTGGCCAGTGCTGTCTTTACCATCTCCGGTACCGCCCGAAGTGCCATGTTTGGCGGGTGTTTCCGCTGGCAATGGTGGAGCCACCCGCTCAAAATAATGCGCATCTTTAAAGGCATAGATATCATCACTGCCACTACCCCCGGTACGGTTAGAGGAGAGGAAACCTTCATAACCATTACGTTTGAGGATAAGACCAATATCATCACCACCAGTATTAAAAGGCCCTTTCATATTAACAGGTACCTGCCACTGCGCACGGTTGCCAATAGCCCTGAAGATATCATATCCACCCATGCCTGGATGGCCTTTACTGGAAAAATATAGTACCCCGTCTTCATTAATCGTTGGGAAAGCCTCTGCAGCCACGGTATTTAATACCGGACCGCAGTTTACAGGAGCGCCCCAGGTACCATCGGCCTGTTTTTCACTATACCAGATATCGGCCTGCCCCTGCCCTTCCGGCCTGTCAGACACAAAATACATCACACTACCCTGCTCAGCCAGCACAGGATAACTCGAAGAATATCCTTCCTTGTTGACGTTTGCCAGCGGCACTGGTGTACTCCATTTACCATTCTGCTTTACAGCCTGGTAGATATTGAGTCTGCGCACACCTGTCACTGGCCCTTTTTTATTTTCCGGCAGTATCTTGTCCTGTTCATTGATGGTGACGTACAGGGTATCTTCTGCCCTGTTCATACAAACAGGACCGATATGAAAACGATAGTTTCCCAACAGCTGCGGGAAAAGCTCTTCCAGCAACACATTGGAGTCGCCTACACTATATTGTTTGAAAATATAAGGCTTGTAATATGGCTGCAACGTACGCTTGTCTTCAGCCGGATGCCGCTCTGTCACACCATTCATCCGCATCTTCCGGTATCCGTTGGAGATCAGCAGCAACCCGTCTTTTACCACACCAGTGATGATCTCAGAATTTTCTGAATTAAGCTCTTTTATTGGCTCCAGTGTAATAACGGCAGCACGTTGTTTCCAGATGAGGGCACTGTCACAACTGCGAAGGGCCAGCTCTTTCAGCTGAAGACTGTCTGCCTTGTCAGTTGTAAAGCGGGCATACTGCTGCTTCGCTTCTTCATATTGTTCGCGGTTCCTGAGTATCTCTCCAAAAGCAAACCAGGCATGTGGCGGGCATTCCGGCATGGCAGTAATCCGGGCATACCAGCTGCCAGCCTGATCAAACAGGCCGATCTCCCGGTAACACTGCGCCAGTTTCATCAACTGCTCCGGTTTTACCTTTTTACTTTTTTGTTTTGCCAGACGCTCATATAACGCCGCTGCTGTACCATACTCCTGTCTGCTATAGGCCTCTTCAGCCATCTGCAGCACTCCTTTCTGCTCCTGAGCCACAAGCGACAGGGGCAACCACGAAGAAAACAGTACAATAAATACCTTACCGGAGAATCTCCTCCCAAAATCAAGGTGATACAATTTCATCAAGGTCTTATTTATACGTTACCAGTTAGAAATAACGCGGGTTACTAATATTATACTTCCTGGAAGGGAACAACACATCCACCAACAACTCATGGGCCCCAGCCTGGTAATTGGCCATCCTGTTGACATTGAGGCAAAAATGCATTCAGGTCTAGGCTGGAAGGTCCTTTAAAATCTTCCTTCCACATAATGATAGGTTTCAGGTCTTCAGAAAGATTGATCACTGAGGTAGGTATACTCTGTTTTACGAATGGTCTCAAAGCTGTTGGTTAAAAAGGGAAACTGTACGGCCATGACAACGCGGGCCGTGCAGTATGCGGTTTTAAACAGATTTAGAGGTCCGACTTTTATTAAGAAGTCAACTTTTTAGAGATCACATAATTGCAAAGGGTCAGTGTAGAAATCTTCATAGCTCAATGGTTTTATCGTTCTATACCTATTGGGAACAGTGCATACTATTCACCAGGACAAAAAAACAACGAGAAGGAATACCAACTTGTAGAAATGCTACGAAAGTTCTGTAGAAAATTTACTACAACATCATTTTTTCATGTACCATTCGAATACCCACCGGTATAATAACCGGGTGATGAGGCACAACATGATTTTCCTTTTCGATCATTGCAAATCACCCACACATTACACTGCATCAATATACAAACAGACCTCACAAATGAACAAAATGAACAGCTGCATTTAAGTGGCAATCCCCTACCTTCAGGAATGACCATATTTACCTACATCACATTTTGCTGCTGGATACTTTTCTGCATTTGCTGGTTGCTGCTGCGCAACAGGACTAAGGAAAACGTTCAGACAAGAACTCCCGGTCAGCGTTTTATGGGCGCACTGGGTTATCTGATTATTTTCTTAGCGTTGTATCTGCCTCTATTCACACAGCATTATCGCCTTCTTCCCAACCATCTGTATCTTCAGACCGCAGGGGCTATCCTGTGCATGGTTGGTGTTGCAACGGCCATCTGGTCGAGGGTTTTACTGGGCACCAACTGGAGCGGAGGCGTACATGCCAAAAAGGACCATGAGCTTATCGTCAGAGGGCCTTACCGTTTAGTCAGACATCCCATTTACACCGGCTTTATTTTTGCGATGACAGGTACCAGCCTGGTTACCGGCGGGTGGAGCGGTGTGATCATATCACTGGTATACGCACTTGGACTTTGTTTGAAGATAGCGCAGGAAGAAATCCTGTTAAATGAACTTTTCCCGGGTACTTATGCCGTTTACCAACAGCATACACGAAAACTGATACCGTTTATCTGGTAGTCTTCTCATATTTTTTTGCCCTTTTTAAACCCTATTACTTCTCCTCTTGTTTTAGGGAAGATATTTCCTTGTATTTATTTTCCGTCTTACCAAAGTCTGAAAAACGCACAGCTGCATGAACACAGAGTTAGCAGGTATCATTGCCACCTTTCTGATTACCGTTCTTCTGGCCGTCCCGCTGGGGAAGTACATCTCTCGTATATTTAGCGGGGAAAAGACTTTCACTGATTTTCTCCTGCCTCTTGAGGGATTCATTTTCCGATGGTGTAACATCGATCCGCGGCAGGCAATGACCTGGAAGGAATTCCTGAAGGCCATGCTGACGATTAATATGCTCTGGATGATATATGCCTTCTTCCTGTTTTTGTTTCAGGGACACTTGCCATTAAATCCGGACCACAACCCCAATATGACGGCAGACCTGAGCTTTAATACCGCCATCAGCTTCGTTACCAATACCAATCTGCAGGACTACGCCGGAGAAACCGGGGTGACCTACCTTACCCAGCTGTTTGTGATCACCTTCCTCCAGTTTGTGAGTGCCGCCACAGGTATAGCCTGTCTGGCTGCACTTTTTAATGCCCTCAAAGAGAAAACCACCAAAAATGTGGGCAATTTCTGGAACCTGTTTGTAAAAACGGTTACCCGGTTATTATTACCCATTGCCCTGATCATCGCTACCCTGTTGATTTTTCACGGCACGCCGGCCAGTTATGACGGGAAGGATACCCTTATCACTTTGCAGGGTGATACCATGCATGTATCACGCGGCCCCGCAGCAGGCATGATCGCCATCAAACACCTGGGGACCAACGGAGGTGGATGGTTTAACGCCAACTCATCACACCCGCTGGAGAACCCCGATTATTTTACCAATATGCTCGAGCTGATTGCACAGGTGCTGATACCGATGGCCATGATTTTTGCAATGGGCTATTATATCAACCAGAAAAAATTTGCAAAAGTCACCTTTCTGGTGATGACGGTTGGCGTGTTTTGCTTATTGATCCCCACTGTTATCTCAGAGATAAACGGTAATCCGATAATTGCACAAATGGGCATCAGACAGCCCACCGGGGCTATGGAAGGCAAGGAAGTCCGCTTTGGCCCGGCAGCATCTGGCTATTGGAGCATTTTCACCACCGTGATATCCACGGGTTCGGTCAACTCCATGCATGACAGTGCCATGCCCCTTTCCATTCTGATGCAGCTGCTGGGCATGATGGTGAATGCATTTTATGGCGGCTGCGGTGTAGGTATCCTCAATTACTTTATCTATGTGATCATAGCGGTATTTATCTCCGGCCTGATGGTAGGCCGCACACCTGAGTTTATGGGCCATAAGGTAGAAGCCAGGGAGGTAAAAATCGCTGCTATCGTCATCCTGTTGTCTGCGTTCCTCATCAAGGGGGGCACGGCGCTGGCGGCTTATACGCTGGTCCATCATCCGGATGCCAACTGGGTATTTAAACCATCCGGATGGCTCAACAACCCCGGCTACCATGGTTTTTCAGAGATGCTTTACCAGGTCACCTCTTCCAATGCCAATAACGGAAGCGCCCTCGCAGGGCTTAATGGGAATAATGTTTTCTGGAATGTGCTGACAGGCTTTTGTATGCTGACAGGAAGATTTATACCGATCATCGGACCGGTGGCCATCGGCGGTTTGCTAGCCGGTAAAAAGTATATCCCGGAATCTGCCGGCACGCTTAAAGTAGACTCGGTGACCTTTGGGACCATGATTTTTGCCGTCATCATTATCCTTACAGCATTATCCTATTTCCCTCCGTTGGCATTAGGACCAATCGCTGAATATTTCAATATCTACCGGTAAAAACCGCAGGCATAAATTAATCTTTATGAAACAAAAGCTACTCCTTCTCATATGTGTATTCACAGCTTATACAATGTCTCTGCGTGCACAAGAGGCTGACCCCACACCCAAAATTCCCTTCGAAGGGATTGAAAGCAACTGGCAGAACGGGAGCGACCGGAGAGATTCTTCCGTTTTCAACGGTAAATACTTTATTCCCAGTATTATGGTGGATGTGAGCTATACCCATTCCTTTAATAACCCCAACGACCATACGGTGATCGGTTCAACCGCCCTGGCCCGCGATAATGAAGTACAGCTATCCCATCTGAGCCTGGGAGGTGATCTCACCTACAACAATGCCCGCGCCAGGATCATGCTGCAGTTCGGAACGCGTTCGCAGGTGGTGCCCCGCAATGATCTCAGCCCTTATCGCGGTCAGTATAAACTGGCAGATGTATACCGATATCTAAGTGAGGCTTATATAGGCTACCATTTCAACAAATGGTATGGTATTAATATAGACGCCGGACTTTTTATGTCTTATGTAGGACTCAACTCCTATTATCAGGTAGAGAACTGGGAATACCAGGCTTCCTTTACTTCGGATAATACACCCTGGTTTTTCAACGGCGTACGTATACAGCTGTTTGTCTCCAAATACCTCAAGATAGAACCCTGGATCATCAATGGCTGGCAGAGTTATGGCATGTTCAACAAGCAGCCGGGTGCAGGTTTTAACATTACCTGGAATCCATCGAGCCGGTTTAAGATCCTGACCAATGATTATTTTGGTACCGACACAGGCGGCAATTCCCGCAGAAAACGTTTCCACTCAGACAACAGTATGCTGGTCAGATATCTCAACAAACCACAATCAAATGGAATCTCCAGAATGGCCTTTTCGCTTACAGGAGATCTGGGTTTTGAAAGTGGTGGCGGGGTACATGGATTTAAAGACAGTGACACCAAAGGGCCTGCTCAATACTTTCTGAGCGCCATGTTCTATAACCGGACCTGGTTTCATAAAAACAAATTCGCCTGGACCATAGGCGGCGGTATCA
Encoded proteins:
- a CDS encoding outer membrane beta-barrel protein — protein: MKQKLLLLICVFTAYTMSLRAQEADPTPKIPFEGIESNWQNGSDRRDSSVFNGKYFIPSIMVDVSYTHSFNNPNDHTVIGSTALARDNEVQLSHLSLGGDLTYNNARARIMLQFGTRSQVVPRNDLSPYRGQYKLADVYRYLSEAYIGYHFNKWYGINIDAGLFMSYVGLNSYYQVENWEYQASFTSDNTPWFFNGVRIQLFVSKYLKIEPWIINGWQSYGMFNKQPGAGFNITWNPSSRFKILTNDYFGTDTGGNSRRKRFHSDNSMLVRYLNKPQSNGISRMAFSLTGDLGFESGGGVHGFKDSDTKGPAQYFLSAMFYNRTWFHKNKFAWTIGGGIMTNPGRYLVLAPTGQASPLPNPNNPTIPEGKFPFDTNPGTSFSGWDCSTNFDWMPNQSLLFRVEYVHRHANVPYFAGQGGVTSPDGYSTTPLPPDWRPDLVKSEDRIIAALLFRL
- the kdpA gene encoding potassium-transporting ATPase subunit KdpA, which codes for MNTELAGIIATFLITVLLAVPLGKYISRIFSGEKTFTDFLLPLEGFIFRWCNIDPRQAMTWKEFLKAMLTINMLWMIYAFFLFLFQGHLPLNPDHNPNMTADLSFNTAISFVTNTNLQDYAGETGVTYLTQLFVITFLQFVSAATGIACLAALFNALKEKTTKNVGNFWNLFVKTVTRLLLPIALIIATLLIFHGTPASYDGKDTLITLQGDTMHVSRGPAAGMIAIKHLGTNGGGWFNANSSHPLENPDYFTNMLELIAQVLIPMAMIFAMGYYINQKKFAKVTFLVMTVGVFCLLIPTVISEINGNPIIAQMGIRQPTGAMEGKEVRFGPAASGYWSIFTTVISTGSVNSMHDSAMPLSILMQLLGMMVNAFYGGCGVGILNYFIYVIIAVFISGLMVGRTPEFMGHKVEAREVKIAAIVILLSAFLIKGGTALAAYTLVHHPDANWVFKPSGWLNNPGYHGFSEMLYQVTSSNANNGSALAGLNGNNVFWNVLTGFCMLTGRFIPIIGPVAIGGLLAGKKYIPESAGTLKVDSVTFGTMIFAVIIILTALSYFPPLALGPIAEYFNIYR
- a CDS encoding methyltransferase family protein: MTIFTYITFCCWILFCICWLLLRNRTKENVQTRTPGQRFMGALGYLIIFLALYLPLFTQHYRLLPNHLYLQTAGAILCMVGVATAIWSRVLLGTNWSGGVHAKKDHELIVRGPYRLVRHPIYTGFIFAMTGTSLVTGGWSGVIISLVYALGLCLKIAQEEILLNELFPGTYAVYQQHTRKLIPFIW
- a CDS encoding OmpA family protein — protein: MKLYHLDFGRRFSGKVFIVLFSSWLPLSLVAQEQKGVLQMAEEAYSRQEYGTAAALYERLAKQKSKKVKPEQLMKLAQCYREIGLFDQAGSWYARITAMPECPPHAWFAFGEILRNREQYEEAKQQYARFTTDKADSLQLKELALRSCDSALIWKQRAAVITLEPIKELNSENSEIITGVVKDGLLLISNGYRKMRMNGVTERHPAEDKRTLQPYYKPYIFKQYSVGDSNVLLEELFPQLLGNYRFHIGPVCMNRAEDTLYVTINEQDKILPENKKGPVTGVRRLNIYQAVKQNGKWSTPVPLANVNKEGYSSSYPVLAEQGSVMYFVSDRPEGQGQADIWYSEKQADGTWGAPVNCGPVLNTVAAEAFPTINEDGVLYFSSKGHPGMGGYDIFRAIGNRAQWQVPVNMKGPFNTGGDDIGLILKRNGYEGFLSSNRTGGSGSDDIYAFKDAHYFERVAPPLPAETPAKHGTSGGTGDGKDSTGHRTGNGTDKTTAKRKLTPEEEKDKAELEKLQFYYKFNSTELLTESRRILDYVAAVMQRHPDWKLLVVSYTDSRGSDNYNKDLSTMRCYSVINYLDDKGISPTRVYYRNMAKEAIVNGCLGGVPCDEKQHQENRRSELKVLY